One Micromonospora eburnea genomic region harbors:
- a CDS encoding ROK family protein, which yields MRAGPSQDEIRRQNLGALLRYVHVHGATSRAELTTALGLNRSTIGALTADLAGAGLVSEGAPKETGRAGRPSLVVRPESERVYAYAYSVEVDRLRAARVGLGGEVLDRWELDRPRNLIAGEAAPLLAGAVKKMHPSVPPDAICVGAGLAVCGLVRREDGLVRLSPTNGWVDEPIGAALAAELGTDVPITVGNVADVAAFAEHARGVATGCDNVIYLYGDVGVGAGIIAGGRRLTGHGGYSGEVGHMVVVRDGLPCDCGRRGCWETEIGEHGLLRAAGRSDARGRDALLAVFDAADRGDARAQTAVRQAGDWLGFGVANLVNIFNPEMIIFGGTMRDLYLAAAAQVRSRLNANGLPACLEHVRLRTPTLGEDGALIGAAELAFERLLADPLDVG from the coding sequence ATGCGCGCAGGACCGAGCCAGGACGAGATCCGCCGGCAGAACCTGGGCGCATTGCTGCGGTACGTGCACGTGCACGGCGCCACCAGCCGCGCCGAGCTGACCACCGCCCTCGGGCTGAACCGCAGCACCATCGGCGCGCTGACCGCCGACCTGGCCGGCGCCGGTCTGGTCAGCGAGGGCGCACCGAAGGAGACCGGCCGGGCCGGGCGACCGTCGCTGGTCGTCCGGCCCGAGTCGGAGCGGGTCTACGCGTACGCGTACAGCGTCGAGGTGGACCGGCTGCGGGCCGCACGGGTCGGTCTCGGCGGCGAGGTGCTCGACCGCTGGGAGCTGGACCGGCCCCGGAACCTGATCGCCGGGGAGGCCGCGCCGCTGCTGGCCGGCGCGGTCAAGAAGATGCACCCGTCGGTGCCGCCGGATGCCATCTGCGTCGGTGCCGGGCTGGCGGTCTGCGGCCTGGTCCGGCGGGAGGACGGCCTGGTCCGGCTGAGCCCGACCAACGGCTGGGTGGACGAGCCGATCGGCGCGGCGCTCGCCGCCGAGCTGGGCACCGACGTACCGATCACGGTGGGCAACGTGGCGGACGTGGCGGCCTTCGCCGAACACGCCCGGGGCGTCGCAACCGGCTGCGACAACGTCATCTACCTGTACGGGGACGTCGGCGTCGGGGCCGGCATCATCGCCGGCGGGCGGCGGCTCACCGGGCACGGCGGGTACAGCGGCGAGGTCGGCCACATGGTGGTGGTCCGCGACGGGCTGCCCTGCGACTGCGGGCGCCGAGGCTGCTGGGAGACCGAGATCGGCGAGCACGGGCTGCTACGGGCCGCCGGCCGCTCCGACGCCCGGGGCCGGGACGCGCTGCTGGCCGTCTTCGACGCCGCCGACCGGGGCGACGCCCGCGCCCAGACGGCCGTCCGGCAGGCCGGCGACTGGCTCGGCTTCGGCGTGGCCAACCTGGTCAACATCTTCAACCCGGAGATGATCATCTTCGGTGGCACCATGCGCGACCTCTACCTGGCCGCCGCCGCCCAGGTCCGCAGCCGGCTCAACGCCAACGGGCTGCCCGCCTGCCTGGAGCACGTCCGGCTGCGTACGCCGACGCTGGGCGAGGACGGGGCGCTGATCGGGGCCGCCGAACTCGCCTTCGAACGCCTCCTCGCCGACCCCCTCGACGTCGGCTGA